In Athalia rosae chromosome 6, iyAthRosa1.1, whole genome shotgun sequence, one DNA window encodes the following:
- the LOC105690686 gene encoding kelch-like protein 5: MPTARPIKGEPDVRFSQREASTSEHSISSMASNNSICVDENFKVSKHAENSLKVMETYFQQQQLTDVILVAGTKRIPAHRLVLSAGSEYFAAMFTSSLRESGQNEIELMGVDGDALWALVQYCYTGCIELREDSVETMLGTACLLQLSAVVKACCHFLIKQLHPSNCLGIRMFADTQGCALLLSVAHAYTMDHFMEVIRNQEFLSLSANEVAKLLESEDVNVPSEETIFHALMTWLQHDSENRSKDASKLLSYVKLPLLSPAFIADHIESNEIFKDQRAAQDLVMEALKYHLLPERRPLLQSGRTRPRKATVGLLLAVGGMDANNKGATSIDAFSLRDSAWSHLVDINGRRLQFGAAVVEKKLLVVGGREGLKTLNTVECFEFSSQIWNTLPPMNTHRHGLGVAVLEGPLYAVGGHDGWSFLNTVERWDPAARQWSYVAPMSTQRSTVGVAVLNNKLYAVGGRDGSSCLRTVECYDPHTNKWTSCAPMSQKRGGVGVGVVNGYLYALGGHDASASNPSASRFDCVERYDPKTDTWTMVAPMSAARDAVGVCVLGDRLLAVGGYDGQQYLTLVEAYDPHLNKWQEVAPLKMGRAGPCVVVKNSIGKPQSV; encoded by the exons ATGCCGACTGCACGACCAATTAAAGGTGAACCAGACGTCAGGTTTTCACAAAGAGAAGCCTCCACCAGCGAACACAGCATATCGAGCATGGCTTCAAATAACTCAATATGTGTCGATGAAAACTTTAAGGTTTCTAAACATGCAGAAAATAGTCTCAAAGTGATGGAAACGTACTTTCAACAACAGCAGCTGACTGATGTTATACTTGTTGCAG gAACTAAACGTATACCGGCTCACCGTCTGGTGCTCAGCGCTGGTTCTGAATATTTTGCAGCAATGTTTACCAGCTCATTAAGAGAATCTGGTCAGAAtgaaatagaattgatggGTGTTGATGGAGATGCTCTATGGGCACTTGTGCAATATTGTTACACGG GATGCATCGAGCTGCGAGAAGATAGTGTGGAAACTATGCTTGGAACAGCCTGTCTTCTTCAACTCAGCGCCGTTGTAAAAGCATGCTGTCATTTCCTCATAAAACAACTTCACCCTAGCAATTGTCTGGGTATAAGGATGTTCGCCGATACGCAAGGTTGTGCCCTCCTATTGAGTGTAGCTCATGCTTACACAATGGATCATTTCATGGAAGTCATAAGAAATCAGGAATTCTTGTCCCTTTCGGCTAACGAGGTTGCCAAATTATTGGAGTCAGAAGACGTCAATGTTCCATCTGAGGAAACCATTTTTCAT GCGTTGATGACGTGGCTGCAGCACGATTCAGAAAACCGTTCCAAGGATGCAAGCAAGTTGTTGAGTTACGTCAAGTTACCACTATTGTCACCTGCC TTCATAGCCGATCACATCGAAAGTAACGAGATATTCAAAGACCAAAGAGCCGCCCAAGACCTTGTCATGGAAGCCTTAAAGTACCATCTTTTACCTGAGCGAAGACCGCTACTGCAATCTGGTCGCACAAGGCCACGAAAAGCTACCGTAGGTTTACTGCTAGCTGTGGGAGGAATGGACGCAAACAACAAAG GTGCTACATCTATCGATGCGTTCTCATTGAGAGACAGTGCCTGGAGTCACTTGGTAGACATAAACGGACGACGATTACAATTTGGTGCAGctgtggttgaaaaaaaattattagttgTTGGTGGAAGAGAGGGCTTAAAGACATTGAACACTGTGGAATGTTTTGAATTCTCTAGTCAAATATGGAATACCTTGCCACCGATGAACACTCACCGACATGGATTAG GTGTCGCTGTTTTGGAGGGGCCTCTATACGCAGTAGGTGGCCATGATGGCTGGAGTTTTTTAAACACTGTAGAGCGATGGGACCCAGCTGCTCGTCAATGGAGCTATGTCGCTCCAATGTCTACCCAACGGTCTACGGTTGGTGTGGCAGTGCTTAACAACAA ATTGTACGCGGTGGGTGGCAGAGACGGTAGCTCATGCTTGAGAACTGTAGAGTGCTACGATCCGCATACAAATAAATGGACATCTTGTGCTCCAATGTCTCAAAAACGCGGAGGGGTTGGCGTAGGCGTTGTCAATGGTTACTTGTACGCACTCGGAGGCCACGATGCCTCAGCCAGCAACCCCAGTGCGAGTAGATTCGATTGCGTTGAACG atACGATCCGAAAACGGATACCTGGACTATGGTAGCACCTATGAGTGCGGCAAGGGATGCTGTTGGGGTTTGCGTACTAGGTGACAGACTTTTAGCTGTCGGTGGATACGACGGTCAACAATATTTGACTCTCGTCGAGGCCTACGATCCTCATCTAAATAAATGGCAAGAG GTAGCGCCTTTGAAGATGGGCAGGGCAGGACCTTGCGTTgtcgtaaaaaattcaatcggtaAACCTCAGAGTGTTTGA